A window from Chitinophaga filiformis encodes these proteins:
- a CDS encoding AAA family ATPase: MLINYLYIQNFKGFEQKEISFNPGFTVVIGDNSLGKSSLLHALQVALGAYLQCLPIPASAVYRRQFKKQEVFVRWNDGKRDYRANNQETLIKVFAQFNNDQIEWSRVMLANGMTSHNRKYAGELMDAVDELLMARDQTTGAVLPVVASFGTERTMAQQRKGKRAQERRSRMEKGYLAALSDKVDFDGVIEWLYNYDNELKYNREFAGTREAVFEAIAVGIPYLEDVGFNTHYRELEANVKIDDKDFGRKTHSNMSDGLIAMLNLVAELAFRCVILNGYLGSGAVIQTKGVVLIDELDMHLHPNWQRHVIRDLKQAFPNIQFIVTTHSAFIVQSIRSEELIIIDDEIQKGSDPFRKTIEAVAAEEMGVENVPRSIEFLKMQEVAQEYFELIQEGRTSDNDERVSQLRDQLNELEERFGEDPAFVASLKIERKAKGL; the protein is encoded by the coding sequence ATGTTAATCAATTATCTGTATATCCAGAATTTTAAAGGTTTTGAGCAGAAAGAAATTTCTTTTAACCCGGGATTCACAGTTGTTATAGGAGATAATAGTTTAGGAAAGTCTTCTTTATTGCATGCGCTGCAGGTAGCGTTAGGTGCATATTTGCAATGTCTGCCAATACCAGCATCGGCAGTTTACAGGCGTCAGTTCAAAAAGCAGGAGGTATTTGTCAGATGGAACGATGGCAAAAGAGATTACAGGGCCAATAACCAGGAAACACTGATCAAAGTATTTGCACAGTTTAACAATGATCAGATTGAATGGTCAAGAGTAATGTTAGCCAATGGAATGACAAGTCATAACAGGAAATATGCCGGGGAGCTAATGGATGCAGTAGATGAACTACTGATGGCGAGGGATCAAACCACCGGAGCGGTTTTACCGGTTGTGGCAAGTTTTGGTACCGAGCGGACTATGGCTCAGCAAAGGAAAGGAAAACGGGCGCAGGAACGCCGGAGCCGTATGGAGAAAGGGTACCTGGCTGCACTTTCTGACAAAGTGGATTTCGACGGGGTAATAGAATGGCTGTACAATTATGATAATGAGTTAAAGTATAACCGCGAATTCGCAGGCACAAGGGAGGCTGTATTTGAAGCTATTGCTGTTGGTATTCCCTATTTGGAAGATGTGGGATTCAATACTCATTATAGAGAATTAGAAGCAAATGTTAAGATAGATGATAAGGACTTTGGCAGAAAGACCCATTCTAATATGAGCGACGGGCTTATTGCCATGTTGAATCTTGTGGCGGAACTGGCTTTCCGGTGTGTTATATTAAATGGATATTTGGGTAGTGGCGCTGTTATTCAAACGAAAGGAGTAGTGCTGATCGATGAGCTGGATATGCATTTACATCCTAACTGGCAGCGACATGTAATCAGGGACCTTAAACAGGCTTTCCCCAATATTCAGTTTATAGTTACTACTCACTCTGCATTTATTGTGCAGAGTATCCGTTCGGAAGAGCTGATTATTATTGACGATGAGATACAAAAAGGCAGTGATCCGTTCAGGAAAACAATTGAAGCAGTAGCTGCGGAGGAAATGGGAGTGGAGAATGTACCGCGGAGCATTGAGTTTTTAAAGATGCAGGAGGTGGCACAGGAATATTTTGAGTTGATACAGGAAGGAAGAACAAGTGACAATGATGAACGTGTAAGTCAATTGAGGGATCAATTAAATGAATTGGAGGAAAGATTCGGAGAAGATCCCGCATTTGTAGCATCACTAAAAATTGAAAGAAAAGCGAAAGGCCTATGA
- a CDS encoding HNH endonuclease encodes MRPVEKFESPRINGREKIYKRHNLARVDLESNLGSYCSYCEVFSSDLEVEHVISQYQDPSLKCSWDNFLLACGRCNGRDNKSAKAVDIHAMHFPHRNNTFFSFKYLEGGHVCVNPSLQGASAIAAEAMLNLVGLDKFPGNTKYAKHNNNDTRWNHRRVAWELAVKYLPDFESGRLSAEDIVSFALQRGFFSVWYAVYHQHRTVREQLIQSFRGTATCCFSAVNYDPVPRNPDNMEDPV; translated from the coding sequence ATGAGACCGGTAGAGAAGTTTGAATCCCCCCGGATAAATGGCAGAGAGAAGATTTATAAGCGCCATAACCTTGCCAGGGTTGACCTCGAAAGTAATCTCGGATCTTATTGCAGTTATTGTGAAGTGTTCAGTTCTGACCTGGAAGTAGAACATGTTATTTCCCAGTATCAGGATCCTTCATTAAAATGCAGTTGGGACAACTTTCTACTGGCATGTGGGAGGTGCAATGGAAGAGATAATAAGTCCGCTAAGGCAGTAGATATACATGCCATGCATTTCCCTCATAGAAATAATACATTCTTTTCTTTCAAGTATCTGGAAGGCGGGCATGTCTGCGTTAATCCGTCGCTGCAGGGTGCATCTGCTATAGCAGCAGAAGCAATGCTCAATCTCGTTGGTTTGGACAAATTCCCCGGTAATACCAAATATGCGAAGCATAATAACAATGATACAAGATGGAATCACAGGAGGGTAGCCTGGGAGCTGGCGGTTAAATACCTTCCCGATTTTGAATCTGGTAGATTAAGTGCTGAAGATATCGTCTCATTTGCTCTGCAGAGGGGTTTTTTCTCTGTCTGGTATGCAGTTTATCATCAACACCGCACTGTAAGGGAGCAATTAATTCAATCCTTTCGGGGAACGGCTACTTGTTGCTTTAGTGCGGTTAATTATGATCCAGTTCCCCGTAATCCCGATAATATGGAAGATCCGGTATAG
- a CDS encoding ABC transporter permease, with product MFKSYLKATWRNLWKNKTYSFLNIFGLAIGIVCAGVIFLWVEDEVNFDSTHVKRNRLYALQANWDYEGNIRTFSSTPGLAGPAIKAEIPGIANTCRMTDFAPSLLFNIGEKAVYATGRYADASLFDMFTLPFVEGNAKTAFKDLYTMVITQKTAKRFFGDDKDIVGRRVKVDNRQEYVISGVLKDLPDNSSLQFDWLAPFEGYFQQKKEALSNWLSNSPYTYVELAPNADPAAINKKLYNFIEQKNPEAINHLFLFSMNDWRLRGNFENGKQVGGRITYVRMFSLIAWIILLIACINFMNLATARSEKRAREVGVRKVMGAGKRGLIAQFVSEALLMAIFSCVLAVLIIWIVLPAANALMGKNLTMGLQQPAHILALVLITLICGLVAGSYPSLYLSSFNPVAVLKGLNIKTGGAAFIRKGLVVLQFSVSIILIVCTVIIYQQIQHVKSRDLGFNRDHLLSIDLKANMLNNFRAIKQDLLNTGMVENVALSDQPTIYGGNNTSAFKWKGKPENSDILISTRLASSGFISTMGMQLIEGRDFNEANTDSTNVIITSSLAKMMGKGSALGKKIEAPSNNGTLFLTVTGVVKDYVYGDMYASPDPVLFYNMTQFGKIMYLRIKSTADPIKAVAAIEKVITSANPGYPFGYTFVDDQFNDMFQSEMLVSRLSRVFAGLAIIISCLGLFGLAAYTAERRTREIGIRKVLGASVAGITSLLSRDFLQLVIISCVVAFPLAWWAMSSWLQQYAYRVSIHWWVFLLAGITAIIISLLTISFQSVRAALANPVKSLKAE from the coding sequence ATGTTTAAGAGCTATCTGAAAGCGACATGGCGCAATCTCTGGAAAAATAAGACCTATAGCTTCCTGAATATTTTTGGGCTGGCAATAGGGATTGTTTGTGCTGGTGTGATCTTTTTATGGGTGGAAGACGAAGTGAATTTTGACAGCACGCATGTCAAAAGGAACAGGTTGTACGCTTTGCAGGCCAACTGGGATTATGAGGGAAATATCCGCACGTTCTCCTCAACCCCCGGACTGGCAGGGCCAGCTATCAAGGCAGAGATCCCCGGTATTGCCAATACCTGTCGTATGACAGATTTTGCTCCCTCTTTGCTGTTCAATATAGGCGAAAAGGCAGTTTATGCAACTGGCCGGTATGCAGACGCATCACTTTTTGATATGTTCACATTGCCCTTTGTAGAAGGGAATGCAAAGACGGCGTTTAAAGATCTTTATACAATGGTGATCACACAGAAGACTGCGAAGAGGTTTTTTGGTGATGACAAGGACATAGTGGGCAGGCGGGTAAAGGTGGATAATCGCCAGGAATACGTAATAAGTGGGGTGTTGAAAGACCTGCCTGACAACTCATCATTGCAGTTTGATTGGTTGGCGCCGTTTGAAGGTTATTTTCAACAGAAAAAAGAAGCATTGTCCAACTGGTTGAGCAATTCCCCTTATACTTATGTAGAGTTAGCGCCTAATGCAGATCCTGCAGCGATTAATAAAAAGCTGTACAATTTCATTGAGCAGAAGAATCCGGAAGCTATTAATCACCTGTTCCTGTTCAGCATGAACGACTGGCGTTTGCGCGGGAATTTTGAAAATGGGAAACAGGTCGGAGGACGTATTACCTATGTTCGTATGTTCTCGCTTATTGCATGGATCATCCTGCTGATTGCATGTATCAACTTTATGAACCTGGCTACCGCCCGTAGTGAGAAGCGCGCGCGTGAGGTAGGAGTGCGCAAGGTGATGGGTGCCGGCAAGCGTGGACTGATCGCACAGTTCGTAAGTGAAGCTTTGCTGATGGCGATATTCAGTTGTGTACTGGCAGTGCTGATCATATGGATAGTATTGCCTGCAGCAAATGCGCTGATGGGCAAGAACCTGACAATGGGACTGCAGCAGCCTGCACATATACTGGCATTGGTGCTGATTACGCTCATCTGCGGCCTGGTAGCGGGAAGTTATCCTTCCCTGTACCTTTCTTCATTCAATCCGGTAGCAGTACTGAAAGGACTGAATATAAAAACAGGAGGAGCTGCATTTATCAGGAAAGGCCTGGTCGTATTACAGTTCTCTGTATCCATTATTCTGATCGTTTGTACCGTGATCATCTACCAACAGATTCAACATGTGAAAAGCCGGGATCTTGGATTTAACAGAGATCATCTGCTTAGTATAGACCTGAAAGCAAACATGCTGAACAATTTCAGGGCCATAAAACAGGACCTGCTGAATACCGGAATGGTAGAGAATGTTGCTTTGTCTGATCAGCCCACTATCTACGGTGGTAATAACACCAGCGCATTTAAATGGAAGGGAAAACCGGAGAATAGTGACATACTGATCTCTACAAGACTGGCAAGTTCCGGGTTTATATCCACAATGGGTATGCAGTTGATTGAAGGCCGGGATTTTAATGAAGCGAATACAGATTCAACGAACGTTATCATTACATCATCTCTGGCTAAAATGATGGGAAAGGGAAGTGCATTAGGTAAGAAGATTGAGGCGCCCTCCAATAATGGTACACTTTTCCTGACAGTTACAGGTGTCGTGAAAGACTACGTGTATGGTGATATGTATGCGTCTCCGGATCCTGTTCTGTTCTATAACATGACGCAGTTTGGAAAAATTATGTACCTGCGTATAAAAAGTACAGCAGATCCCATAAAAGCTGTTGCTGCAATTGAAAAGGTAATTACCAGCGCGAATCCAGGTTATCCGTTTGGATACACTTTTGTCGATGATCAGTTCAATGATATGTTCCAGTCTGAGATGCTGGTGAGCAGGTTATCGCGTGTATTTGCAGGCCTGGCCATCATCATTTCCTGTTTAGGCTTGTTTGGACTGGCGGCCTATACCGCCGAGCGCAGAACCAGGGAAATTGGTATCAGGAAAGTACTGGGCGCCAGTGTAGCAGGTATCACCAGCCTACTGTCCAGAGATTTTCTGCAACTGGTGATCATCTCCTGTGTGGTGGCTTTTCCGCTGGCATGGTGGGCAATGTCTTCCTGGCTGCAGCAGTATGCATACCGGGTTAGTATTCATTGGTGGGTATTCCTGCTGGCTGGTATTACAGCTATCATCATATCATTGCTCACGATCAGTTTCCAGTCTGTCAGGGCGGCACTGGCCAATCCTGTAAAAAGCCTTAAAGCGGAATAA
- a CDS encoding NAD(P)/FAD-dependent oxidoreductase: protein MKVDFLIIGQGIAGTVLSYTLMQAGQSVLVMDEYKPNSASRVAAGVINPVSGRRFTVAWQYDQIYPVAVQLYRELEQLLGVPVFKPRDIYNVLPSEQLKEAFMERTTGLSYMEDPPEEKVKTYGQWLDQPHGAAIVKGATILLHNLLPAWREYLKDHNSLREERLDISRLEIGPEGVKYANISARYLVFCEGAAIVNNPWFNYIPFLLNKGEVLTVQIPGFSTPDIVKRSVSLVPQGEDTYWVGATFAWDYPDEVPTAEKREILEKGLRQLLKVPYRVLDQLAAVRPSGTDRRPIMGLHPGYPSLGIFNGLGTKGCSLAPAMAAEFVAHVLRNEPLQVDTDIKRFFNRYKG from the coding sequence ATGAAAGTAGATTTTTTAATTATAGGGCAGGGCATTGCAGGTACCGTATTAAGTTACACGCTGATGCAGGCGGGCCAATCTGTACTGGTCATGGATGAGTATAAGCCCAATAGCGCGTCGCGGGTGGCGGCGGGGGTGATCAATCCTGTTTCCGGCCGCCGGTTTACAGTTGCCTGGCAGTATGACCAGATCTATCCTGTGGCTGTACAGCTTTACCGGGAGCTGGAGCAATTGCTTGGAGTACCTGTATTCAAACCCAGGGATATCTATAATGTATTGCCCTCTGAGCAGTTGAAAGAGGCCTTCATGGAGCGCACTACAGGGCTCTCTTATATGGAAGACCCTCCGGAAGAAAAAGTGAAAACCTACGGGCAATGGCTGGATCAGCCCCATGGGGCCGCTATCGTAAAAGGCGCTACTATATTATTACATAATCTCTTACCTGCCTGGAGGGAGTATCTGAAAGATCATAATAGCTTGCGGGAGGAAAGACTGGATATATCCCGTCTTGAAATCGGCCCGGAAGGCGTTAAATATGCCAATATTAGTGCCCGGTACCTGGTCTTTTGCGAGGGCGCTGCTATTGTGAATAACCCCTGGTTTAACTACATCCCATTTCTGCTGAATAAGGGCGAGGTCCTGACAGTGCAGATCCCCGGTTTTTCTACTCCTGATATTGTTAAAAGAAGTGTATCGTTGGTACCGCAGGGTGAAGATACCTATTGGGTGGGCGCCACATTTGCATGGGATTATCCTGACGAAGTCCCTACGGCTGAAAAGCGGGAAATCCTGGAGAAAGGCCTGCGGCAGTTACTAAAGGTGCCTTACCGGGTATTGGACCAGCTGGCGGCCGTGCGGCCTTCAGGAACGGACCGCCGCCCTATTATGGGCTTACATCCCGGGTACCCCTCTCTGGGTATATTTAATGGGTTGGGAACAAAAGGCTGTTCCCTGGCTCCCGCCATGGCAGCTGAATTTGTGGCTCATGTGCTCCGAAACGAGCCACTGCAGGTAGATACAGATATTAAACGCTTTTTTAACAGGTACAAGGGATAG
- the aspS gene encoding aspartate--tRNA ligase, whose product MYRTHTCGELRLEHKGAQVSLSGWVQAIRKFGSITFVDLRDRYGVTQLLFGESLNQQLDSQPLGREFVIQVSGTVTERSNKNPNIPTGDIEITIGEFTILNSAKTPPFTIQDDTDGGDELRMKYRYLDLRRNIVKQNLELRYRVNRAARNYLDSRGFMDIETPFLIKSTPEGARDFVVPSRMNANEFYALPQSPQTFKQLLMVSGYDRYYQIVKCFRDEDLRADRQPEFTQIDCEMSFVEQEDILNTFEDMLKHIFREIKGITFDGQFPRMTWDDAMEFYGNDKPDIRFEMKLVNLTDTVKGNNFKVFDEAELVVAICAKGCAEYTRKQLDELTEWVKRPQIGMSGLIYARYNTDGTIKSSVDKFFDEEKLKGWAEKCQAQPGDLILVLAGKEERTRKAMSELRLEMGERLGLRDKNVFKPLWVIDFPLFEYAEEENRWVARHHPFTSPKPEHISWMADLSKYADIKANAYDIVLNGTEVGGGSIRIFQRDLQEKMFAALGMSPEEANHKFGFLLGAFEYGAPPHGGIAFGFDRLCSLLGGSETIRDFIAFPKNNSGRDVMLDAPSAIDQAQLNELKISLVK is encoded by the coding sequence ATGTACAGAACGCACACTTGCGGCGAACTACGACTGGAGCACAAAGGCGCACAGGTATCATTGTCTGGCTGGGTCCAGGCAATCAGGAAATTCGGAAGCATCACATTCGTGGATCTGCGTGACCGTTATGGTGTTACGCAGTTGTTGTTTGGCGAGTCTTTGAATCAGCAGCTGGATAGTCAGCCCCTGGGCCGTGAGTTCGTTATACAGGTATCGGGTACTGTTACTGAACGTTCCAATAAGAACCCAAACATCCCTACCGGCGACATTGAGATCACTATCGGGGAGTTTACCATATTGAACAGCGCAAAAACGCCTCCTTTCACCATTCAGGACGATACTGACGGTGGTGATGAGCTGCGCATGAAATATCGCTATCTCGACCTGCGCCGTAATATCGTGAAGCAAAACCTGGAACTGCGCTACCGCGTGAACAGGGCTGCGCGTAACTACCTGGACAGCAGGGGCTTCATGGATATAGAAACACCGTTTCTCATTAAATCCACTCCGGAAGGCGCCCGCGACTTCGTTGTACCAAGTCGCATGAATGCCAACGAGTTCTATGCATTGCCACAGTCTCCGCAAACCTTCAAGCAGTTGTTGATGGTGAGCGGCTATGACAGGTATTACCAGATCGTAAAGTGTTTCCGCGATGAGGACCTCCGCGCTGACCGTCAGCCTGAATTTACCCAGATCGACTGCGAAATGAGCTTCGTGGAGCAGGAAGATATCCTGAATACCTTCGAGGATATGCTGAAACATATCTTCCGGGAGATCAAGGGAATTACTTTCGATGGTCAGTTCCCCCGTATGACCTGGGATGATGCTATGGAATTCTATGGTAACGACAAGCCGGACATCCGCTTTGAAATGAAGCTGGTGAACCTGACAGATACAGTAAAGGGTAATAACTTCAAGGTATTTGACGAAGCCGAACTGGTAGTAGCTATCTGTGCGAAGGGCTGTGCTGAGTATACCCGTAAGCAGCTGGATGAGCTGACTGAGTGGGTAAAACGCCCGCAGATAGGCATGAGCGGCTTGATTTACGCCAGATATAACACCGATGGAACAATAAAAAGCTCTGTTGATAAGTTCTTTGATGAGGAGAAACTGAAAGGATGGGCTGAAAAATGCCAGGCACAGCCAGGCGATCTGATCCTGGTGCTGGCTGGTAAAGAAGAACGTACCCGTAAGGCAATGAGTGAGTTACGCCTTGAAATGGGTGAGCGCCTGGGCCTGAGAGATAAAAATGTATTTAAACCATTGTGGGTGATCGACTTCCCATTGTTCGAATATGCAGAAGAGGAAAACCGTTGGGTAGCCCGTCACCATCCTTTTACATCACCCAAACCGGAACACATCAGCTGGATGGCTGATCTGTCCAAATACGCAGACATCAAGGCAAATGCATATGATATAGTGCTGAATGGTACAGAAGTTGGTGGTGGATCCATCCGTATCTTCCAGCGCGACCTGCAGGAGAAAATGTTTGCTGCGCTGGGTATGAGCCCCGAAGAGGCCAATCACAAATTCGGCTTCCTGTTGGGTGCTTTTGAATATGGAGCTCCTCCTCATGGAGGTATCGCCTTCGGCTTCGACCGCCTCTGTTCGCTGCTGGGTGGTAGTGAAACAATCCGCGATTTTATCGCCTTCCCTAAGAACAATTCCGGCCGCGACGTCATGCTGGACGCGCCTAGCGCCATAGATCAGGCTCAGCTGAATGAGCTGAAGATCAGCCTGGTGAAATAG
- a CDS encoding glucosaminidase domain-containing protein — translation MTSKKMFRRGWFCALLGILLFISSTAFSQRYATNYVNKYKPVAIRIMNEKGIPASVILGIAMLESGMGTSKNARLLYNHFGIVGRNSLHKKKGVAYRSRYKEFANAEASFNYFANMVTRKKWFPTLKGNVEYKLWLKHMNHAGYSSAGHEWVKRVTSMINRYKLYKLDEQMAYTGS, via the coding sequence ATGACATCTAAGAAAATGTTTCGCAGGGGATGGTTTTGTGCTTTGTTGGGTATACTTTTGTTTATCAGTAGTACGGCTTTTTCACAACGTTACGCCACCAACTATGTGAATAAATACAAGCCGGTCGCTATTCGTATCATGAACGAGAAGGGGATCCCTGCAAGTGTGATATTAGGTATTGCTATGCTGGAGTCGGGGATGGGGACAAGTAAGAACGCAAGATTATTGTATAACCATTTTGGAATTGTGGGACGTAACAGTCTCCACAAGAAGAAGGGAGTCGCCTATCGCTCACGGTATAAAGAGTTTGCCAACGCAGAGGCCTCATTTAATTACTTTGCCAACATGGTAACCCGCAAAAAATGGTTCCCTACACTAAAGGGAAACGTTGAATACAAGCTCTGGCTCAAACATATGAACCATGCAGGTTATTCCTCTGCAGGACATGAATGGGTGAAAAGAGTGACAAGCATGATCAATCGCTATAAATTATACAAGCTGGATGAGCAAATGGCATATACCGGAAGTTAA
- a CDS encoding GDSL-type esterase/lipase family protein, whose translation MSGKNKSAYPFYIIAGTLLCLVALSLVQNSFSFNDFTTRPLDLLADIRKDAPVAPEDTDADSALIAADSPDTTAIATDSAKITAIPDPDHLHNFATYTGIINYLPPEGADSTVKAGLEHFLLALDELKAKKRKKVRIAYFGDSMIEGDLITEDLRDSLQHLFGGEGVGFVPVTSVVAGFRTTITHTFSKDWKDYSYKQLPPPNLFLGISGHTFIPGESSWIRYQPVKKRGLNRFAQVSLLYGPVSSGNISVNNKAYALSGQRAVNKLSLQLDSAQQVMIRWAGGSAAPFYGVCFEGDTGVYVDNYSFRGISGIELGKLSGQLLQQMQSEHPYDLIVLHYGANVLWKPELTDYKWYGSPMKKVLDSLRNDLPNASFLVISTADKSYKKSGNYVTAPGVTALLKVQHELAKEHGAAYWNLYAAMGGENSMIRWVEGDPVLANKDYTHFNRQGAARVGALLYKAMMDEYKQLVHE comes from the coding sequence ATGTCCGGCAAAAATAAATCTGCCTATCCTTTTTACATCATCGCGGGGACTTTATTATGTTTAGTGGCACTGTCACTGGTTCAGAACAGCTTCTCCTTCAATGATTTCACAACCCGGCCCCTGGATCTTTTAGCTGACATAAGAAAAGATGCCCCGGTTGCCCCTGAAGATACCGATGCTGACAGCGCGCTAATAGCAGCTGATTCACCCGATACAACGGCCATTGCCACTGATTCTGCTAAGATAACGGCAATACCTGACCCTGATCACCTGCATAATTTTGCTACTTATACAGGCATTATCAATTACCTGCCTCCTGAAGGGGCTGACAGCACTGTCAAAGCAGGCTTGGAACACTTCCTCCTGGCGCTGGACGAGCTGAAAGCAAAGAAAAGAAAGAAGGTACGTATCGCCTATTTTGGCGATTCCATGATAGAAGGAGACCTGATCACAGAAGATCTGCGGGACAGTCTGCAGCATCTTTTTGGCGGAGAAGGCGTGGGGTTTGTACCGGTGACCTCTGTAGTAGCCGGGTTCAGGACCACCATTACACATACGTTTTCAAAGGACTGGAAAGATTACAGTTACAAACAGTTGCCGCCTCCCAACCTTTTCCTGGGCATTTCCGGACATACCTTTATACCTGGAGAGTCCAGCTGGATCAGATACCAGCCGGTTAAGAAACGCGGTCTTAACAGGTTTGCACAGGTAAGCTTACTATATGGTCCTGTCTCTTCCGGCAATATTTCTGTGAACAATAAGGCATATGCACTCTCTGGCCAGCGGGCGGTGAACAAATTGTCCCTTCAGCTGGATTCAGCCCAGCAGGTGATGATCAGGTGGGCTGGTGGCAGCGCTGCGCCGTTCTATGGTGTGTGTTTCGAAGGAGATACCGGTGTATATGTAGATAACTATTCATTCCGCGGTATCAGCGGAATAGAGCTCGGTAAGCTGTCCGGGCAGCTCTTGCAGCAGATGCAGTCTGAACATCCCTATGACCTGATCGTATTGCATTATGGCGCAAATGTGTTGTGGAAGCCCGAACTGACCGACTATAAATGGTATGGAAGTCCAATGAAAAAAGTGTTGGATTCCCTCCGTAATGACCTGCCAAATGCTTCATTCCTCGTAATAAGTACAGCCGATAAATCATACAAAAAAAGTGGAAATTATGTGACCGCACCGGGTGTAACCGCCTTGCTGAAGGTACAGCATGAACTTGCAAAAGAACATGGCGCAGCCTACTGGAACCTGTATGCTGCCATGGGCGGAGAGAATTCCATGATCCGTTGGGTAGAAGGCGATCCGGTGCTGGCAAACAAAGACTACACTCATTTTAACAGACAGGGAGCGGCCAGGGTGGGAGCGCTGCTGTATAAAGCGATGATGGATGAATATAAGCAGTTGGTACACGAGTAA
- a CDS encoding GDSL-type esterase/lipase family protein, producing the protein MNISSWYTSKKVIISLFTGVLVTISSVAVGQNNSIAQDTALYRFFAALHKADSNVISILHLGDSHVQAGFFPFTTAFFLQQDFGSAGRGWVFPYNIANTNGPSDYRWNSTGRWDADRIIDRNKSTDILGPGAIVLTSRNDAPTLAFNGRQDDDRMDNNIRQAELFFDPGTDDSSISVPGAGVDISSAPFEGGTPTLRKASLTFPAPIQAFQVRWDRQNAQPFRFYGALLQNGHNGVLYSAVGINGAMYQHYNENNGTLIAEMEVMQPQLVIISLGTNEAYGSLNTAAFREQIDEAVKVIRKYQPKAAIVLTTPPECKRVSKRAYRRKVGKKYKTYYRVAYYPNPYIAVVTQQIMSYCRENGLACWNFNGVNKAMAKSFAGGWSGDHIHFNARGYQLQGKLLYEALRNSYDKFLKVEKTHKILAE; encoded by the coding sequence ATGAATATAAGCAGTTGGTACACGAGTAAGAAAGTTATTATCAGTCTATTCACAGGGGTGTTGGTCACTATCAGTAGTGTTGCTGTGGGGCAAAACAACAGCATAGCACAGGATACTGCATTGTACCGTTTCTTTGCGGCACTGCATAAGGCTGATAGTAATGTTATATCCATTCTGCATCTGGGAGATTCCCATGTGCAGGCGGGCTTCTTTCCGTTTACCACAGCCTTCTTCCTGCAGCAGGACTTCGGAAGCGCTGGCAGGGGATGGGTATTCCCGTATAATATCGCTAATACAAACGGCCCCTCAGACTATCGCTGGAACAGTACCGGCAGATGGGATGCGGACAGGATCATAGACAGGAATAAATCGACAGATATACTGGGGCCGGGCGCAATAGTGCTCACCTCCAGAAATGATGCGCCCACATTGGCGTTCAACGGCCGGCAGGATGATGACCGGATGGATAACAATATCCGCCAGGCTGAATTATTCTTTGATCCGGGCACTGACGATTCTTCCATCAGCGTGCCGGGAGCGGGTGTGGATATTTCTTCTGCGCCCTTCGAAGGTGGTACGCCTACCCTGAGAAAAGCGTCGCTGACATTTCCAGCGCCCATCCAGGCTTTCCAGGTAAGATGGGACAGGCAGAATGCACAGCCTTTCCGTTTTTATGGCGCCTTGTTGCAAAATGGACACAATGGTGTGTTATACAGTGCTGTAGGAATCAACGGGGCCATGTACCAGCATTACAATGAGAATAATGGGACGCTCATAGCAGAAATGGAAGTGATGCAACCGCAGCTGGTGATCATTTCCCTTGGCACGAACGAAGCCTATGGCAGCCTGAATACGGCAGCTTTCCGTGAGCAGATCGATGAAGCAGTGAAAGTGATCAGGAAATATCAGCCGAAGGCCGCTATTGTACTGACAACCCCGCCCGAGTGCAAACGCGTAAGCAAACGGGCGTACAGGAGAAAGGTGGGCAAGAAATACAAGACCTATTACCGCGTGGCATATTATCCTAATCCTTATATAGCCGTTGTTACCCAGCAGATCATGAGTTACTGCCGGGAAAACGGGCTGGCCTGCTGGAATTTTAATGGCGTGAACAAAGCCATGGCAAAAAGCTTTGCCGGAGGATGGTCCGGAGATCACATCCATTTCAATGCAAGAGGATACCAGTTGCAGGGCAAACTGTTATATGAGGCATTGCGTAATAGTTATGATAAGTTTTTAAAAGTAGAAAAGACCCATAAAATTCTAGCTGAATGA